The following are encoded together in the Vibrio splendidus genome:
- a CDS encoding GGDEF domain-containing protein, translating into MLFDKFSSEGVQKNIDVDTWVSILDNIRDIMDASNAGIIMISDLSCSGSESVWSSSNISCNQHKSKISLFCEYVHNENRTVYLSGHAGGDSVSANGADAYKSFCGVPVRDIDDEVFAVLLVFDLSPTAYTESQVSLIENISTLLRSEILMKEESRILYKNSHFDIMTTLLNRRGFFHEFNKANISDGEIVCLYFDLDNLKYINDTYGHFKGDDYISGFASCIKNNAKYNIISARVGGDEFIVVIHSEEAGYASELLNNIHAEFDDFIEGFRCDDEVPLGFSYGCGTADSRSFNIINLIKSSDENMYLNKKNKI; encoded by the coding sequence ATGCTTTTTGATAAGTTCTCTTCTGAAGGGGTGCAAAAAAATATCGATGTCGATACTTGGGTATCTATATTGGATAACATACGAGACATAATGGACGCATCGAATGCGGGCATCATCATGATCTCTGATTTGAGTTGCTCTGGTTCTGAGAGTGTGTGGAGCTCCTCAAACATATCGTGTAACCAACATAAGAGCAAAATTAGCCTCTTTTGTGAGTATGTGCATAACGAAAATCGCACGGTCTATTTGAGTGGTCATGCTGGTGGTGATTCCGTTTCTGCGAATGGGGCGGATGCTTATAAGTCGTTTTGTGGCGTCCCGGTAAGAGATATCGATGACGAAGTGTTTGCGGTGCTCTTGGTGTTTGATTTAAGCCCAACAGCGTATACCGAGAGCCAAGTTAGCTTGATTGAAAACATATCGACTCTATTGCGTTCTGAAATTCTAATGAAAGAAGAGAGCCGGATTTTATACAAGAATAGTCACTTTGATATCATGACGACGCTGCTTAATCGAAGGGGCTTTTTCCACGAATTCAATAAAGCAAACATAAGCGATGGTGAGATCGTTTGTTTGTATTTCGACTTGGATAATTTGAAGTATATCAATGATACCTATGGCCACTTCAAAGGTGATGATTATATCTCTGGCTTTGCGTCATGCATAAAAAACAATGCAAAGTACAACATCATATCGGCTAGGGTCGGTGGTGATGAGTTCATTGTCGTCATACACTCAGAAGAGGCTGGTTATGCTTCTGAGTTGCTCAATAACATTCACGCTGAATTCGATGATTTCATTGAAGGCTTTCGTTGCGATGATGAGGTGCCACTCGGTTTTTCATATGGTTGTGGTACGGCGGATTCCCGAAGTTTCAACATCATAAATCTAATAAAGTCTTCCGATGAAAACATGTACCTCAATAAGAAGAACAAGATTTAG
- a CDS encoding adenylosuccinate synthase, giving the protein MPSIVVVGANWGDEGKGRIVDFLADQASASIRFQGGNNAGHTVVNDFGTFKLHQLPSGIFNPDCTAVLGPGMVISPAALTQEIAEVQEAGIKVKMAISDRATLCLPLHALEDTLEEERLGDGAYGSTRQGIAPAYGDRVMKKGILVGWLNQPEILEQRIQFLLDWKMPQLKALYPQCDFTQTASEMTEWLLEVTKAWRPFICNVTEPLKALQSQDANLLFEAQLGAGRDLVYGEYPWTTSSNVTAAYAGIGSGLPALRPERIIAVAKSFSSSVGTGTLVTAMEEQDSFRESSNEYGATTGRPRDMGYFDAVATRNGVDLQAATEIALTKIDCLSGLSELKICTAYSGEHTENPIWPQTAELKPVYEDMAGWNEDITGCRTFESLPQAAQDYVTRIEELMGVPIVMVSVGPEREQMIIRA; this is encoded by the coding sequence ATGCCATCTATCGTTGTTGTGGGCGCAAACTGGGGTGATGAAGGCAAAGGCCGCATCGTCGATTTTTTAGCAGACCAAGCTTCTGCTAGCATTCGTTTTCAAGGCGGAAACAATGCAGGCCATACCGTAGTAAATGACTTCGGTACATTCAAACTGCACCAACTACCTAGTGGTATTTTTAATCCTGATTGTACAGCGGTTCTGGGCCCAGGCATGGTGATCAGCCCTGCTGCGCTAACTCAAGAGATTGCAGAAGTTCAAGAGGCTGGCATCAAAGTGAAAATGGCGATCTCAGATCGTGCGACACTGTGCCTCCCTTTACACGCCCTTGAAGATACCCTTGAAGAAGAGCGTTTGGGTGACGGCGCTTATGGCTCAACACGTCAAGGTATTGCACCAGCATACGGCGATCGCGTGATGAAGAAAGGCATTCTTGTCGGTTGGTTGAATCAACCTGAGATTTTAGAGCAACGCATTCAATTCCTACTTGATTGGAAGATGCCTCAACTGAAGGCTCTATACCCTCAATGTGATTTCACTCAGACAGCTTCTGAAATGACAGAATGGCTACTTGAAGTAACTAAAGCGTGGCGCCCGTTCATTTGCAACGTAACTGAGCCGCTAAAAGCACTGCAATCGCAAGACGCGAACTTACTGTTTGAAGCTCAGCTAGGTGCAGGTCGTGACCTTGTCTACGGTGAATACCCTTGGACAACGTCTTCGAATGTAACCGCAGCTTATGCAGGCATTGGTAGCGGTTTACCTGCTCTTCGCCCTGAGCGTATTATTGCCGTTGCTAAATCGTTCAGTTCGTCTGTTGGTACTGGTACGCTCGTAACAGCAATGGAAGAGCAAGACAGCTTCCGCGAAAGCTCTAACGAATATGGTGCAACTACGGGTCGCCCACGTGATATGGGTTACTTTGATGCTGTAGCTACTCGCAACGGCGTTGACCTACAAGCCGCGACTGAAATCGCACTGACTAAGATTGATTGTCTGTCTGGTTTATCTGAACTTAAGATCTGTACCGCTTACTCAGGTGAGCACACTGAGAACCCGATTTGGCCACAAACGGCTGAGCTAAAACCTGTTTATGAAGATATGGCAGGTTGGAATGAAGACATCACGGGTTGCCGCACGTTTGAGAGCCTTCCTCAAGCGGCACAAGATTACGTAACTCGCATCGAAGAGTTGATGGGCGTGCCAATCGTGATGGTATCAGTAGGTCCAGAGCGCGAACAAATGATCATTCGAGCTTAG
- a CDS encoding LysR family transcriptional regulator encodes MMLDINLLKTFVTLAEYKHFGKAANALHMTQPNVSLHLKQLEQQTRIKLIERSPFQLTQAGERLLETSQRTLLELQICQADLNAINDLKIGTLTIAVSDIISRFLLIRPFQKFKAQYPGIDLTLLNTTSSQASSLVKNAQADIGFVIAKEQHNESLYFTKLQELSWCALGDGFDIQDSDAELTLILLGHDTRTRDFIDEGLPSLNLPNYRVMEVGSVDAQIDWAEAGFGVAIVPEFAVSTKQHLHSQVTPLINFSSTSLGYIVRQNQVLSKATKQLLGWVNDEITLLQSK; translated from the coding sequence ATGATGCTCGATATTAATTTGTTGAAGACGTTTGTGACGCTAGCGGAATACAAGCATTTCGGGAAAGCGGCCAATGCACTGCATATGACACAACCTAATGTGAGTTTGCACCTAAAACAACTGGAACAACAAACACGCATAAAGTTGATAGAGAGAAGCCCTTTTCAATTGACTCAAGCGGGTGAACGGCTATTGGAAACAAGCCAAAGAACGCTACTCGAACTGCAGATTTGTCAGGCCGATCTCAACGCCATTAATGACCTAAAAATAGGGACGTTAACCATTGCCGTAAGTGACATTATTTCCCGGTTCTTGTTGATTCGTCCTTTCCAAAAGTTCAAAGCGCAGTATCCGGGTATTGACCTTACGCTCTTGAATACCACCTCATCTCAGGCATCGAGTTTAGTTAAGAACGCTCAGGCGGATATTGGTTTTGTTATCGCCAAAGAACAGCACAACGAGTCATTGTATTTCACTAAACTGCAGGAGCTTTCTTGGTGTGCGCTTGGCGATGGGTTTGATATCCAAGACTCTGATGCAGAGCTCACTTTGATTTTACTTGGCCACGATACGAGAACCCGCGATTTCATTGATGAAGGTTTACCAAGCCTTAATCTGCCCAATTACAGGGTGATGGAAGTAGGGAGTGTCGACGCTCAAATCGACTGGGCAGAAGCGGGATTTGGCGTGGCGATTGTCCCTGAATTCGCGGTATCCACCAAGCAGCATCTGCATTCGCAAGTGACACCGTTGATCAACTTCTCGAGCACCAGTCTCGGCTATATTGTTAGGCAGAACCAAGTCTTGTCGAAAGCAACCAAGCAGTTGTTAGGTTGGGTAAATGATGAGATTACTCTGTTACAAAGCAAATAA
- a CDS encoding LysR family transcriptional regulator, whose amino-acid sequence MKNTDFSLIPYFVVMMEELSISNTAKRFGVTQPAISKALNRLKETYDDPLFVKTKEGYRPSSFCYDIYPQIKQAYDAFESTFPSKRKFDPTKIERSFNVACISGATYSLMKRVSDILYAETPDIGLHIDPYYTADIILDLRQHRYDLCIVHTPINDPAMECVQLSNEPMVVAYDKNHPRLGNEITLEEYLEEKHVLHSMWDTKESPLTKTSKYAKSRKVARKAPGPFEMLDMVRGTDWLCISQRSILERYGLLDDFKLSPLPFESDLGTEYLVWHKSRNADMAHSWFRKKIVDASQKKPQWGFN is encoded by the coding sequence ATGAAAAACACAGATTTTAGTCTGATCCCGTATTTTGTTGTCATGATGGAAGAGCTCTCTATCTCGAATACCGCGAAACGTTTTGGCGTTACTCAGCCCGCGATTAGTAAGGCGCTTAACCGACTAAAAGAAACCTATGATGATCCGTTGTTTGTGAAAACAAAGGAAGGCTATAGACCGAGCAGTTTTTGTTATGACATCTACCCTCAGATAAAACAGGCCTACGATGCCTTTGAATCGACTTTCCCGAGTAAGCGAAAGTTCGACCCAACAAAAATTGAAAGGTCGTTTAATGTCGCTTGTATTAGTGGTGCAACTTATTCATTGATGAAGCGTGTATCCGATATCCTCTATGCGGAAACGCCAGATATAGGTCTTCATATTGACCCTTACTATACTGCAGACATCATTCTAGATCTTCGCCAACACCGATATGATTTGTGTATAGTCCATACGCCTATCAACGATCCGGCAATGGAGTGTGTTCAGCTCTCTAACGAACCTATGGTGGTTGCTTATGATAAAAACCACCCTAGATTAGGGAACGAGATTACGTTGGAAGAATACCTTGAAGAGAAGCATGTTCTTCATAGTATGTGGGACACCAAAGAGTCGCCATTAACTAAAACTAGCAAATACGCGAAGAGTAGAAAGGTTGCACGAAAGGCGCCTGGCCCATTTGAAATGCTTGATATGGTAAGAGGGACGGATTGGCTTTGTATTAGTCAGAGATCAATACTTGAAAGGTATGGCCTGTTGGATGATTTTAAGCTGTCGCCTTTACCGTTTGAATCGGATCTTGGTACTGAATATCTGGTGTGGCACAAGAGTCGTAATGCAGATATGGCGCATTCATGGTTTAGAAAAAAGATTGTTGATGCCTCACAAAAAAAGCCCCAGTGGGGCTTTAATTAG
- a CDS encoding arylsulfatase, translating into MSALSVAQGVAAADQPNILAIWADDLGYYNTSAYNRGMMGYETPNIDRIANEGAIFTDMYAQQSCTAGRASFVTGQHPFRTGLLTIGMPGSAHGIPDWAPTIGDALKEEGYATAQFGKNHLGDQDKHLPTNHGFDEFFGNLYHLNAEEEPETYFYPKDPEFRKNYGPRGVIKATSDGKIEDTGPLTRARMENIDEDFTEAAITFMEKSVKEDKPFFIWYNSTRMHVWTRLNEHYSGISGQGIYADGMAQLDDNVGALLDTLERLEVADNTIVILSTDNGAEKFTWPDGGTSPFHGEKGTTYEGGMRVPQIVKWPGVIKPGSAVNALMSQEDWLPTLAAAAGNDSIVEDLKEGVSLNNKDWRVHLDGSNFMPYFEGKAEKSPRETIFYFSANGDFNALRWNDWKASFAMMEGTMQSAIRQAPAWASITNLRMDPFETAAKESGMYTRWMVDNMWLFVPMSQEVIKFMGSLNDYPMQQGQGFSAAEINYNTLKMQKLIQQMQAQNAK; encoded by the coding sequence ATGAGCGCACTCAGCGTTGCTCAAGGCGTCGCTGCTGCAGACCAACCGAACATTCTTGCTATCTGGGCAGATGATCTTGGTTACTACAACACTAGCGCATACAACCGTGGAATGATGGGCTACGAAACGCCTAACATCGACCGTATTGCTAACGAGGGTGCTATTTTTACGGATATGTACGCACAACAATCTTGTACAGCTGGCCGTGCTTCGTTCGTGACAGGGCAACACCCATTCCGTACCGGCCTACTTACTATCGGTATGCCAGGTTCAGCACACGGTATTCCTGACTGGGCTCCTACCATTGGTGATGCTCTTAAAGAAGAAGGTTACGCGACCGCACAATTCGGTAAAAATCACTTAGGCGATCAAGACAAACACCTTCCTACAAACCATGGTTTTGATGAGTTCTTTGGTAACCTTTACCACTTAAACGCGGAAGAAGAGCCTGAAACTTACTTTTACCCTAAAGACCCAGAATTCAGAAAGAACTACGGGCCTCGTGGCGTTATCAAAGCAACCTCTGATGGCAAAATCGAAGATACAGGTCCACTGACTCGTGCTCGTATGGAAAACATCGATGAGGACTTTACCGAAGCGGCTATCACGTTCATGGAGAAATCTGTAAAAGAAGATAAGCCTTTCTTTATCTGGTACAACTCGACTCGCATGCACGTTTGGACTCGTCTGAACGAACATTACAGCGGCATTTCTGGTCAAGGTATCTACGCTGATGGTATGGCTCAATTAGACGACAACGTCGGCGCGTTGCTTGATACTCTTGAACGCTTAGAAGTCGCAGACAACACTATTGTTATCCTTTCTACCGATAACGGTGCAGAGAAGTTCACATGGCCTGACGGCGGTACATCTCCTTTCCACGGTGAAAAAGGCACAACTTACGAAGGCGGTATGCGCGTTCCACAAATCGTGAAATGGCCAGGTGTTATCAAACCTGGCTCTGCGGTTAACGCGCTAATGTCCCAAGAAGACTGGTTACCGACACTAGCTGCCGCTGCCGGCAATGACTCTATCGTTGAAGACCTTAAAGAAGGTGTTTCTCTAAATAATAAAGATTGGCGTGTTCACTTAGATGGCTCGAACTTTATGCCATATTTTGAAGGAAAGGCTGAAAAGTCACCCCGTGAAACTATCTTCTACTTCTCTGCAAACGGTGACTTCAATGCGCTTCGTTGGAACGATTGGAAAGCAAGCTTCGCTATGATGGAAGGCACAATGCAATCGGCTATCCGTCAAGCTCCTGCTTGGGCTTCAATTACAAACCTACGTATGGACCCGTTTGAAACCGCAGCGAAAGAATCTGGCATGTACACTCGTTGGATGGTAGATAACATGTGGCTATTCGTACCAATGTCTCAAGAAGTGATTAAGTTCATGGGCTCTCTAAACGATTACCCAATGCAACAAGGCCAAGGCTTCAGTGCTGCAGAGATCAATTACAACACGCTAAAAATGCAAAAGCTAATTCAGCAGATGCAAGCACAAAACGCGAAATAG